In a single window of the Bacillota bacterium genome:
- a CDS encoding GNAT family N-acetyltransferase, which yields MNGIRFIPMVYFLKPVRLVYPSVEYKESFIAANEEYKSMGEAFENIEKLEADFVGYIDRLNNYRKGIDLPENWVPYTTFWLVEGNEGNEYIGTGYVRHALTNNLKAIGGHIGYGIRPSCRRKGYGRFILKLLLEEAAKLGIRNALVTCSPDNEGSKRIIEANGGILLDEIIAELDGKPRKTLRYRINTGFTNNMLWDEKGIWYHGSPHVFDVLRAGSTITQDEKLARAFSHKPSALLVDDCGGITHNGTQPGFLYAIDEAIIPGEDIYLHPRTTMTLGKEWLTVRELKVRLIDIDECKWSNL from the coding sequence ATGAACGGTATAAGGTTTATACCAATGGTTTATTTTCTAAAGCCTGTAAGGCTGGTTTATCCGTCTGTGGAGTATAAAGAAAGCTTCATTGCAGCTAATGAGGAATACAAAAGCATGGGAGAGGCTTTTGAGAATATTGAAAAGCTTGAAGCGGATTTTGTAGGTTATATTGACAGGTTGAATAACTATCGAAAGGGCATAGACTTGCCGGAGAATTGGGTACCATACACCACCTTCTGGTTGGTTGAGGGTAATGAGGGTAATGAGTACATAGGCACTGGTTATGTGCGCCATGCTTTGACAAATAATTTAAAGGCTATTGGCGGGCATATTGGGTACGGTATACGCCCAAGTTGCCGCAGAAAAGGCTACGGCAGGTTTATTCTGAAGCTGCTGCTTGAAGAAGCTGCAAAACTCGGTATAAGGAATGCCCTTGTTACCTGTTCTCCGGATAATGAAGGTTCAAAACGTATTATTGAAGCTAATGGCGGTATCCTTCTAGATGAGATTATAGCCGAACTTGACGGGAAGCCGAGAAAAACTTTGAGGTACAGGATAAATACTGGTTTCACCAACAATATGCTTTGGGATGAAAAAGGTATTTGGTACCACGGCTCACCCCATGTTTTTGATGTATTACGTGCAGGCAGTACAATAACGCAAGATGAAAAGCTTGCACGTGCATTTTCGCACAAGCCTAGTGCTTTATTAGTTGATGATTGTGGTGGAATAACTCACAATGGCACTCAACCGGGGTTTCTCTATGCAATTGATGAAGCCATAATCCCCGGAGAGGATATATATCTTCATCCGCGCACCACAATGACCCTGGGCAAAGAATGGTTGACTGTCCGTGAACTAAAGGTAAGGTTGATAGATATTGATGAATGTAAGTGGAGTAACTTATGA
- a CDS encoding GNAT family N-acetyltransferase, protein MGETIVLRPMMESDWSLLEEWNNDPNVLYYSEAEDVQGWPPNAVRELYRSVSQNAFCFIIEYNDIPVGECWLQKMNLPDITKEFSGLDTRRIDIMIGEKDYWGRGIGTTTISLLTKLGFEDEKADIIFGCNIADYNKRSLCAFLKNGFELYKTVEEPEGCKAKHSYYVLLKKERYAEILFARYRGINQFGKAYEYMLSNDTHAPGSVDRMLADKMVRLCDDTKKLLYAEPVPCSYEKGLRPALEAFVEHAVRGADSDEEILDRLLDALLPIVKKGEDITLDQMLFGGLEEEIIMRGSDWCTDMARVACILAQLAGIPARIIYAFNLKSAYSGHALIEAFYRGKWGVVDPIRGMRYLKGEDGSPASAWDLMNKNPVKAFSAGRADVVDYDQYLGVAVADYKVSDRKQFDYSVSTLNDYCKAILEESIKGWPNGLRWIFGEDSN, encoded by the coding sequence ATGGGGGAAACAATAGTATTGCGCCCGATGATGGAGAGCGACTGGTCGCTGCTAGAGGAGTGGAATAACGACCCCAATGTTCTTTATTATAGTGAAGCAGAAGACGTGCAAGGCTGGCCACCTAATGCAGTACGAGAGCTTTACAGGAGCGTATCGCAAAACGCTTTTTGCTTCATCATTGAATACAACGATATTCCAGTCGGAGAATGCTGGTTGCAAAAGATGAATCTGCCTGATATTACGAAAGAGTTTTCAGGCCTTGATACAAGAAGGATAGACATAATGATAGGAGAGAAAGATTATTGGGGGAGAGGTATTGGGACCACCACCATCAGCCTTCTCACTAAATTAGGTTTTGAAGACGAAAAAGCAGATATTATATTTGGGTGCAATATTGCAGATTACAATAAAAGGAGCTTGTGTGCCTTCTTAAAAAACGGTTTTGAACTTTACAAGACAGTAGAAGAACCAGAGGGATGCAAGGCAAAACATTCTTATTATGTACTTCTTAAAAAAGAAAGGTATGCAGAGATTTTGTTTGCACGATACAGAGGCATTAATCAGTTTGGGAAGGCTTATGAATATATGCTGTCTAATGATACCCATGCGCCTGGTTCGGTCGATAGGATGCTGGCAGATAAGATGGTGCGGCTTTGTGATGATACAAAGAAGCTTCTTTATGCTGAACCGGTGCCATGCAGTTATGAGAAAGGTTTACGGCCAGCTCTTGAGGCATTTGTTGAACATGCTGTTAGAGGTGCCGACAGCGATGAGGAAATACTGGACCGTTTGCTTGACGCGCTGTTGCCAATTGTAAAAAAGGGCGAAGATATAACCCTTGACCAAATGCTTTTCGGCGGCCTGGAAGAAGAAATAATCATGCGTGGTAGCGACTGGTGCACAGATATGGCCCGGGTAGCTTGCATATTGGCGCAGCTGGCCGGTATTCCTGCAAGAATAATATATGCTTTCAATCTGAAGTCGGCATACTCAGGACATGCGTTGATTGAGGCCTTTTATAGAGGGAAATGGGGTGTAGTTGATCCAATAAGGGGTATGCGCTACCTAAAAGGGGAAGATGGCTCGCCTGCCTCGGCATGGGATTTGATGAATAAGAATCCAGTAAAAGCTTTTTCTGCCGGACGTGCTGATGTTGTTGATTATGATCAATATTTGGGTGTTGCAGTTGCTGATTATAAAGTTTCAGATCGAAAGCAATTTGACTACTCGGTTTCAACTTTGAATGATTATTGTAAAGCAATACTTGAAGAAAGCATAAAGGGTTGGCCTAATGGTTTGAGGTGGATTTTTGGAGAGGATAGTAATTGA
- a CDS encoding phage integrase N-terminal SAM-like domain-containing protein: protein MPKSWSVVVLPKLLEELQLKGYSPKTRKSYIGHVRRFALFFGDEPERVVVEHVRQYLLELISKHNHSHVYVNQAASALKFLMANVLKDKVAECIDIPRCKKE from the coding sequence TTGCCTAAATCGTGGAGCGTGGTTGTTTTGCCAAAACTTTTAGAAGAACTTCAGTTGAAGGGCTACAGTCCTAAAACCCGCAAGAGTTATATTGGTCATGTGAGAAGATTTGCGTTGTTTTTCGGAGATGAACCCGAGAGAGTAGTCGTTGAACATGTACGCCAATATCTTTTAGAGCTGATATCAAAGCACAATCATTCCCATGTATATGTCAACCAGGCAGCCAGTGCATTGAAGTTTTTAATGGCGAATGTTTTAAAGGACAAGGTAGCAGAGTGTATTGATATACCCCGGTGTAAAAAAGAATAG
- a CDS encoding GNAT family N-acetyltransferase produces the protein MKVELAVINKRKGILLEELEIRVCSDEELDLLAILNKQLIEDEKHDNKMNIEQLRERMKGFIHTDYVAYLFERNSETIGYALIDHTRKPLYLRQFFICREVRRQGYGKTAFKKLIELLNTETVDIEVLSWNDRGIGFWRSLGFKG, from the coding sequence TTGAAAGTGGAACTGGCAGTGATAAATAAAAGAAAGGGGATTCTTTTGGAAGAGTTAGAAATAAGGGTTTGTTCGGATGAGGAACTGGATTTACTGGCGATTCTGAATAAGCAACTAATTGAAGATGAAAAACACGATAATAAAATGAATATTGAACAGCTTCGGGAAAGAATGAAAGGGTTTATTCATACGGATTATGTTGCATATTTATTTGAGAGAAATTCGGAAACCATAGGATATGCTTTGATTGATCATACGAGAAAACCATTATATCTACGGCAATTCTTTATTTGTAGGGAAGTCAGAAGACAGGGATACGGAAAAACTGCATTTAAAAAGTTAATCGAGTTATTAAATACTGAAACCGTTGATATTGAAGTATTGTCATGGAATGATAGAGGTATAGGGTTTTGGAGGTCGTTAGGATTTAAAGGGTAG
- a CDS encoding VOC family protein, with protein sequence MSKKRIPFIHHIELNVTDIKKSVAFYSPILKWLGFRRFVVRGWVSDNLLICIWRKTVKEKRLVDGAGLHHLAFGVETQEEVDAFYNEVLLKINGVKIKSPPKYCPEFKYNVYYATYFDDPDGNYLEVVYTDLISAKRYYSTYKSK encoded by the coding sequence ATGAGTAAAAAAAGGATTCCATTTATACACCACATTGAATTGAATGTTACGGATATTAAAAAATCAGTTGCTTTTTACTCTCCTATACTCAAATGGTTAGGATTCAGAAGATTCGTGGTTAGAGGGTGGGTTAGCGATAATCTGTTGATATGTATTTGGAGAAAGACAGTAAAAGAAAAAAGGTTGGTAGATGGAGCAGGATTACATCATTTGGCCTTTGGAGTTGAAACTCAAGAAGAAGTTGATGCCTTCTATAATGAGGTACTTTTAAAGATTAATGGAGTCAAAATTAAGTCTCCTCCAAAATATTGTCCGGAATTCAAATATAATGTATATTATGCAACATATTTTGACGATCCTGATGGCAATTACTTGGAGGTAGTATATACAGATCTAATAAGCGCTAAGAGATATTACAGCACATATAAGAGTAAATAA
- a CDS encoding transposase, whose product MLKPFKQMTIADIYSQCKDLFQNNKPSFLNLLSEYFDLESYIPLTFHRAYYSYLGRDRKYSLVSMLSALILQKILGIPIVSLLIIFLLLCREAREFCGFFDSVPDDSQFSRFKKDFVEHIKDLFENLVDITEPICQKINSQLASTLIFDTSGIEAYVAENNPKFLNALIKRLKRAYKDNPDVNLYQMAYNLMPSCASSNNEVKQLFINGHFCYVYKFTILTNALGIVRNITFLNDDFKEKHPEVEIDKKSDSPEEDKSIGDSTSLKPVLQDFLNMHPDTSLYTFIGDSIFDTYDTYPFLLNECGFEKAIIPLNPRNTNPELLKPGFDESGRPLCPKDGTPFKYAYPCRGKGRAPRDKWECPKISWVNGKRVCTCEDPCTSSPSGRMVYT is encoded by the coding sequence ATGCTTAAACCATTTAAACAAATGACTATCGCTGACATTTACTCCCAATGCAAAGACTTGTTCCAAAATAACAAACCTTCTTTCCTAAACCTTCTCTCAGAATATTTTGATTTAGAATCTTATATCCCTCTTACCTTCCATCGTGCTTACTACAGTTACCTGGGAAGGGATAGGAAATATTCCTTGGTTTCAATGCTTTCAGCTTTAATCCTTCAAAAAATTCTCGGTATACCTATAGTCTCTTTGTTAATTATATTTTTGCTCCTTTGCAGAGAAGCCCGAGAGTTTTGTGGGTTTTTCGATAGTGTCCCCGATGATTCTCAGTTCTCAAGGTTTAAAAAGGATTTTGTTGAACATATTAAGGACCTTTTTGAAAACCTTGTAGATATCACAGAACCCATTTGTCAAAAAATCAACTCCCAACTTGCTTCTACCCTCATTTTTGATACTTCCGGTATTGAAGCTTACGTTGCTGAGAATAACCCCAAGTTCCTAAATGCACTTATAAAAAGGCTTAAAAGAGCTTATAAAGATAACCCCGATGTAAATCTATACCAGATGGCCTATAACTTGATGCCTTCATGTGCTTCTTCCAATAATGAGGTTAAACAACTCTTTATTAACGGCCACTTCTGTTACGTTTATAAGTTCACTATCCTTACCAATGCTCTCGGCATCGTCAGAAATATTACCTTCCTTAATGATGATTTCAAAGAAAAACATCCGGAAGTTGAAATAGACAAAAAATCTGACTCTCCCGAAGAGGATAAATCCATCGGTGACTCTACCTCATTAAAACCTGTCCTTCAAGACTTCCTCAATATGCATCCGGATACCTCTCTCTACACCTTTATTGGCGATTCCATATTCGATACCTACGATACCTATCCATTCCTGCTTAATGAGTGCGGCTTTGAAAAAGCCATAATCCCATTAAATCCAAGAAACACCAATCCCGAGCTTCTTAAGCCTGGTTTTGATGAGTCAGGCCGTCCGCTCTGCCCTAAGGATGGAACTCCTTTTAAATATGCCTACCCTTGTAGGGGTAAGGGAAGAGCTCCAAGGGATAAATGGGAGTGTCCCAAGATTTCCTGGGTAAACGGCAAACGCGTTTGTACTTGTGAGGACCCTTGTACCTCTTCTCCTTCAGGCAGGATGGTTTATACCTAG
- a CDS encoding nucleotidyltransferase family protein has translation MKCEDIITFFKNNKHEFEKYGVRKIGLFGSYAKNQEDEDSDIDVLVEFKEGNKTFDNYMDLKFYLEDRFNKQVDLVINENIKEDLKKEILGSARYA, from the coding sequence ATGAAGTGTGAAGATATTATTACATTTTTTAAAAATAACAAGCATGAATTTGAAAAATATGGAGTTAGAAAAATCGGATTATTTGGATCATATGCTAAAAACCAGGAAGATGAAGATAGTGATATTGATGTTTTAGTTGAATTTAAAGAGGGGAATAAAACTTTTGATAATTATATGGACTTAAAATTTTATTTAGAGGATAGATTTAATAAACAAGTTGATTTAGTAATAAATGAAAATATAAAAGAGGATTTAAAAAAAGAAATTTTAGGAAGTGCTAGATATGCGTGA